The window GTAGTGGCTGGTATGGCATATGCAGTCTCTTCAGTCTCAACGTCCCTTTGGGTTCATGATTTGTGAGAACACAGCACTCGGTGTCAGTCCATCAGAATCGTCACTAGCCAGGCTGCGGCCACCCATGCTCATGCTGATGCCGCTGCTCCTCGAGTCTGTCCCATTGCCATCAAACCCTGGTGATGCATCCAGGTCCTTCTTCCCTTTACAGGCCATGAAAGGCTCTTCCTCAATGTCCATTCCAATACCCTTGCCACTCTCTTCAGCACTCTCCTGTAGCTGCAATGCAAACTCAAGGTTCCAGAGAACATCTCCCATAGACGGCCTGTCAATGCTCTGGTCCGACACACACTTCATTGCTGTCTCTGCAAACTTCCTGAAACATTCAGGCGTGATCTTCCCCTTGAGGTAAGGGTCGAGGATCTGATCAAGCATGCCTTTCTTGTGGCAATGTGCAGCCCACTCTGCTAAGCTCACTTGCTCCTTTGGAAGCGTGGGGTTCAAGGCTGGGCGAGCACATAAGATCTCAAAAAGGACAACTCCAAACGAATACACATCAGACTTGTCGGTCAGCTGTTGCCGTCTAAAGTACTCTGGATCCAAATACCCAAAACTACCTTTGACAACAGTGCTGACATGAGTGTTATCCAATGTAGGACCTGTTTTTGACAAGCCAAAATCTGAGACCTTAGCAACCCACTTCTCATCTAACAGAATGTTAGTTGTCTTAACATCTCTATGAATGATTGTGTGCTTGGCACCAGTATGGAGATAATGTAAACCACGAGCAGCCCCAATGCAAATCTCAAGCCTTTGCTTCCATGGTAGAGGAGGCTTTTGGGTCTTGTACAAATGCTCCCGCAGGGTTCCAAAAGCCATGTAATCATATACAAGAATCATCTCAGAGTTATCCTCACAATAACCAATCAGTGAAACAAGATGACGATGACGAAGCTTTGAGAGCATTTCAATCTCAGTCTGAAATTCATGCACACCTTGATCAGAGAGAGGGTTTCCACGCTTAATGGCTACTTTGGTTGCTCCACCATCAATGTCACCCTTGTATACTTTTCCAAAACCTCCCACCCCAAGGAGTCGAGCCTCTTCAAAGTTGTTAGTGGCAGCTTTGATCTCAGCAAATGAGAAGTGACGACAGAGGTTTGAGGGGAGGGAGGAAGCGCAACTTCTTGTTGTGTTTGTCTTGGCAGAACTTGCAGATTGTGAATACAAAGACAGAGGGAGCCAACCAGATGGTCCTTCACTTGTACTTGAGTCCTTCGGTTGTCTACGGCGGCGTGACACACACATAGCAAAGAAACCAAGGACCAGTGCCAAGACAACTCCAGCACTAACTCCCCCGGCAATAATAGCTTTCTGATTACTGCTCTTACCCTTGCCACGACCTGATCCAGATCTAGCCTTAGATGGATCAATGTTCAACTGCTTGGGACGGGGAATAGGATTAGGCCCTCCAAGATTGCCAGTAGTATCATTGATCTTGAAGATCTCGACTCCATTAAGGATGGCATCGTACCACTGTGGCTTAGTACTAGGATTTGGATGCAGTGCGAGCCAAAGATCCTCCTGGGGGCTCCCATTTGGAACCATTACCACATAATCCTTGTACAGCGGAATTCCATTCCCTTGTGTGATTCCAGCAACATCAAACCCCGACTCGGCAGTTTGATTATTGAGATAGATATCAAACACTCTCTGGTTCAACTTGGTTATGTTTGCAGCAACCTCACAGAAATGCAGCCTCACAAGGTACATGAATCCAGAATCAATTGAGAACACCCAAGTCAAATTGTAGTTGAGGTTGATGTTGTTATTCGGCCCCATAGACCTGGCTGTCTTATACACATCCTCTGGAGCAACATAAGTAGGCATGTCCTTGGGGTAAGCAATCGACATGTTGCCATCAGCAAATTCCGGAACACCAAATGCTGCCCCAAACAGATAGGCAGTGTCATCATACCAAGACCTAAGCAGACCAGTATCCTTACTGGGCGATATATCATTTCCACCCACATTCAATCGATACACATTCTCCAGCGCTGTACTATTATCAATATAGAAAGGACTTGATTGCCCCACAATCATTGTGGTACCATCAGTAGAGCTATATATATCCGGCATGGACACAACCTCAATCCCATTCACAAATGCATAAGCATTCGGAACACTACTAGAGGGCTTAAACGTGACATCTAAAGACTCCCCTTCAACATTGACCACAAACTCCTTTGTAACAAAAGCATAATCCAGAGCCTCAGTGGTCTGAACAACACTGAAATTTTTCAAAACAGTATAAGACTCAACCATTACCGAAAACACGGCACCGGAGGCATTGAGCCCGGCGTAGGAAGCCGGATAAAAGGAAAGACGAACAAAAATCCGGCCGGAGGCGACCGGGAACTTGTAGGTGTAATCAGAATGAAAGACCCTGGCAGTCATGAAAGGGGTTTCAGGGACTGAAGGGTCTTGAGTGGCGGCAGGGGAAGTGGTGGAGTTTGCGCCGGAGGCGAACTTGGAGCCGACGTCCGATGTCCATTTCTGGCCATCGGCGTCGGTGGACTCTTGCGGACCGCCGCAGTTTAGGAAGATTTTATCAGATGGGATGTAATTTGCGGAAAATACGGAATGGATCGTTGAAGCGAACCAAATATAGAAAAAGAAACACTTCATAATATACCCAATTCCGATTTCAGCGCAAAGATCTATGCTTTATCAACTCAAAATCAAGAATCCAACCGAGACCAAGTGACCAAACATAAAATGAAGCTGACCCTAGTTTGATGAGAGAGACTTACTTTATGAGAGCGATGAAATGGGATTTGGATTGTGAGCAAGAACAGATCTTTGAGGTGGAGATTTGGGGGATTTGGGAGAGAGGAGGGAAGGAAGGAGCAATAAATTAAAGAATGGAGTTTTACTTCATTAGTTACAAAACCAGTAGTGCTGCTTCTTTCCTTCTTACTTGAGCGGCGCTGGAAGTGCAAATGACGGGTTTGACCTTGCATGCGTAGCACTAATTGCGGGAGTTGCCATTTGTGAGAAACTCGTAAGTGCGTGGTGGTAGGAAGACAGCTCAGTGAGTGAAGCGCGTTACGCGTTTGGCTAAGCTGTTATAATTGGGCCCGGGTGTGGGCCCGTCGGCCTGGTTGTTATGAGTTGGAAGGTGTTTCGGTTTTCAAATCGGTTGGTTGGGATTACTTTATTGTGAGGAGGAATATTTGGAAATTATTACACCACCGGAAAGAGAAAAATAAGAGTTTTGGGGTTTCGTTGTGCATGCCACGCACTACGAGGACAAAGAAATTATATTCCCACATTTTTTGTTAGAGCGTTACGTGATGGAGGAGACAAAGGTGATGACTTCATGAGTCTCCTCTCTAGTCTCTAGACTCTAGTGTTAGAGATGATGAAAATACATGATATATTTATTAGGTTGTGGAAATTTCGACCTAGAATTAGCCTTGTTAATAAGTGCGGAGATAAGGTATCGAAAATACTAGTGCGGAAACAAACCACGGAGGATGAGTTCATGAGTCCACTAGCTAGTATAGAGATGGCGAAATTACAATTTTGATTTCGACTTAGCCTTATTAATAAGTGTTGAGATAGGTATCGCAAGAAATTATGTATATGAAAAGACAAGCACGCCAAACTTTTGTATTTTGTTCATGTTACAAGAAAGTATTGCGATTTTGTTGTAAAGTTTAACGTCAAATAAATATAGAAAATCGTTTTTCGATTGAGTGATATAGAAAATCGTTCATATGCTTTATCCTAACCCTAATTAATCTACCATGAATAAAACAAATTTCAGAACTCTGATTTTTGGACTTTGAGGGATTCGATCGGTCTCTATAATTGTCGTCAATATCTATTTCTTGTCCATGCCTCCGAGCATTCCCATTGAACTCGCTTGCTTCATCAAGTTCTGTATGCCACCCATCGTCTTCAACATCTGTGGATGTAGGACTTTGCTCATATTCTGTAGATTTATGTCGTTAGGCTTCTTAGGAATCATAACTCCTTTCATTTTGCTCCATATCTTAGCAAGGCGCTTGTATTCTCCAAGCATCTCCATCACTTCGCTTACTAGACGACCAGATCCTCGTGCTATTCGCACTATACGAGACTCAGTCATGAGTTTAGTATTTGTGCCGTCGAGCTCTTCATCTGTGATTGAGTCCATCATGGTCATGTACCTCTTGATTTTGGCCTGGCTTTCCTTATCGTTACCTTTCGGCATGAACTGATCAGCACCTGGAAGCATCGAAGTAAGCTGGCTTAGCGGACCCATTTGAAGCATGTTCTGAACCTGCTCAAACATAAACCTCAACGTGACTGTCCCTTCTGAAAGTTTCTGCAGAAGCTCTGTCTGTTTCTCCAGTTTAGGAGCAACTTCCTGAATCTTGTCCATGAATCCAGACAAGTCACCGAGGCCTAAGAGACGACTCACAAACCGTTTAACATCGAAAACTTCAAACTCATCCATATGCTCTCCTGTTCCGATAAATATAACAGGACTCTTTGTTGCTGCAACAGCACTAAGGGCACCACCTCCCTTTGCATGACCATCCATTTTGGTAACAATAACAGCTCCAACTGCCGCGCTTTGCTTAAATGCTTGAGCTTGATCAAACGCAGCTTGACCAATACTGCTATCCATTACAAATATAACAAGATCAGGCTTTGTCGCTTCTGCCACCTGACGCATCTCTTCGAAAAGAGCAGCTTCCTGTTTATGACGTCCACTAGTATCAACAATTATAAGATCACAATTCTCCTTCTTAAAAGTCTCCACTCCTTCCACTGCAATTTTCACAGGGTCGGATTCCGTATAGCTTCCGTAGAATGGAATCTTCGCCTTGGTGGCATTCTGCTTCAACTGATCAAATGCACCAGCTCGGAAAGTATCCGCGCATACCAGTGCAGGTTTCCAACCTTTCTTCTGATGATGATATGCATATTTGGTGCAAGTTGTAGTCTTTCCGGACCCTGAACACATATCAAATACCAAATAAATAAGCCTAAATTGATTTGAAGCATAAACAAAAACCATGCATCAAATGCAATTGCAAAAGAGACAGTAACATTCCGTTAAAAGGACAGAATATCATAAGCTAGTGCTTCAAAAACGATTCGAGTAACGTGAATGATCATAACAAAACTACCTAACATGCATGCAGCTAGTTCAAATCAGATTGCAACACAATTCAATCAACATAAACTCATTGATGTATTGGCCAAGAAAAGCATTATACCTTGCAAACCGACAAACATAACAACATTGGGTTTCCCTTTATTGGGAGTGAAGGAGGGTTTTCCTGGATCAAGCATTCTGCAGAGTTCATTAGAAATAGCATTCTGGATGATCCTACGCTTGTTGTGACCAGCAGCGACATCTTCCAAATTGACAATCTTCTTGATATTGGTCTGCATGTCGCGGACGAGCTTGAACTGCACATCGGATTGGAGGAGAGCGCGTGTGATCTCGTTGAGGCAGTCGTTGAGGACCTTCTCGTCGATCACGGTGGCATTGCTCATCTGCTGCAGAGCACGGGAGATTCTCCCTTGTAATTCCGCTAGCACCATCTTCGCTGATTCTGATGTGGGATCGGTTGCGATGGGGGAATTGGGGAGAATTGAATCACTTGATGGCGAGAACGAGTTAGGGTTTTGGGTCTTGTAGAGTTGTAGTCTTATTCTTCTGTATTTATTTTTATATTTTCTTTAATGTTTGTTGTATCTTACAAATGAACCCTTATTGATGTTTTTTTTTTTTGGGACAGGCTTTATTGATATTTTTATGTTTGCTGGAAAAAGATGAAAATTTGGTTCTCATAAAGTAAAAATTTTGGTTCTCTATTCATGTTTTAGATCAATGTTGTTTGCGAGTACATGACAGTTTGCAAGGTCGATCAATTTCGTTTCTCATCTTTGCTTAGAAATTAATCTGGATTTTGAATACTCCTAGGCTTCGAATTCAGTCGCTACATGATTTGTTAAGCAAACTCTCCTATAGCTAAATAGCAAAATGATAGCAGTACGGTCATAGACTTATGTTTGTCAGGTGATGATGTTGTTTTCATGATTACTCGGATTGTATCTTTCTTTGTATTGGGTCTAATGCTGTGTTACTTTTTGGAGAATGCTGAAAATGCTCACATACGAGTGATATGACCCTGCTCAAAGAATCACAGCGAAGAAAGCAATGCAACATCCTGATTTCAACCAAGATGGCAATGAGTTGAGAGGTGGCGTCTCTGAAATTTAACTGGGATGCTCGGTTCTCTTGGTTCCTAGTCACTTGGAAATAGTTGGTACGTACTTGCTACTAAGCAGTGTTGATGAAATGGAGGGGGTTAATGCAGGCTGACCAATTCATCAAAATTGTCATAGGATTCCAGTTGCTTTTAACCTTGCATTGTTCTCCGTTTAGATGTGAACCAAAGGTCCAAAACTCTTATGTGCTCTGCTTTTGGCTTTTATAAAGTCGTTTCTTACTACTGTTTATAAACAACCTCTCTTAGTTCTTGAAATTCTGAGACGATCTTGATTTTTTAATTTGTATTGTTCCCCAAGTTCTTAATCAAGTTCTATTTCTTTCTGGAATATTCAATTTTTGATTGAAGAATGTACTCAGCATTAATTGCTGTTAATTGTTGATTTACCTTCAATTTTTCTTTTTACCAAAACTATGAGTATATAGATAAAGAGGCAAAGAGGGTGCAAAACCAAACAACATCAACTTTCGTCAGCGATCCTCTTCCTCCTCTCTTTATCCCTCCATTGATCTGTCACTGGTGAAATCATCTGTCAAGTTTAAGTGGGAAAGGTAAGGCTTGCTGTTTCTTTCAACTTTGCTTCTTCTCATACTATGCAATATAGAATGAACCAATCTCCTTCAAGGTTTCTCTTAATGGTCGATCAAATTGCACATAAACATGTAATGATTTAGACGTCTTAGCTATAACCGACAGTTACTGGTTTCTAAACAAAACCATAAAATGCAGATATATGTCTCAATTTCAGCCTTTAAAAATTGTCAGTTTGTCACTGCTTTGTAGGACCCCAGCTGAGAAAGTTCCTTGGTTCTGATACTAGCTGCAACTTTACTCTTACACATGAAAATGTATGGGCGAATCAGATCAAGGGAATGTCAGATCAGCAAAGAAACAATTTTGCCTTCCCTTCAAAGTTTGAAATGTGATAATCCCCAACTGCACTTTTTCTCGAGCGTACCATAGTTTCAGTACTTGCCCCATTCAAGAAAACATAGGCATCACTAGATATAAATACCTAGTCCTATAGAATGAACATGCATTGCCTTACAAATTCACTACCATGGATACACAAAGAACAAAGTCGGTGTTACAGAACATTCTTGTAGTGACCACCATTTTCATGACTTTGATATCTACTTTATGTGCTGCCAGTGGAGTTGAGCAATTGGAGACCATGGTGGAGGAAGCCGAAGATCATCTAGCATTTCCAAGCACAAGCAACTGGTATGTATGTGTCTATTAGAATATCATTTGATTTTCTATAGTATAAAGATTGATGTTTAGTTATCTGTAGGATTACTGAGATGAATGGCATGGAAGATGAAGAATGGGCAATGGTGCAGAAGAAAGGGAACCAATTTGTAGTGAATGATCAGCCTTTCTATGTGAATGGATTCAACACTTACTGGTTAATGGTTTTTGCTGCTGATCAGTCTACAAGAGGCAAAGTCACTGATGTGTTCAAACAAGCAGCTTCAGTGGGACTAACTATTTGTAGGACTTGGGCTTTTAACGACGGCCAGTGGCGAGCTCTTCAAAAATCTCCAGCAGTTTATGATGAAGAAGTTTTTAAGGCAAATTCTGACGTCTTTCTTTTGTGAATCAATGCTTGTGAGTAAATGAGTTTTAACGTGAGTTTCATGTAATGAGTTGCAGGCTTTGGATTTTGTGATAAGTGAAGCAAAGAAGTACAAGATCAGACTCATATTGTCCTTGACTAACAACTGGGATGCATATGGTGGAAAACCACAATATATCAAATGGGGAAAAGCAGCTGGCCTGAACTTGACATCGGACGACGACTTCTTCTCTCATCCAACACTCAAAAGCTACTACAAGGCCCATGTCAAGGCAAGTTAAACCACTGTACCTAAAAGTTTGAGTTCATACAACTTCAGTGATTGTTTCCACAATATGCACATTTTGTATTGATATTTTGATTGTGCAGACGGTGCTTAATCGAGTGAATACCCTCACCAACATAACTTACAAGGATGATCCCACTGTTTTTGCTTGGGAACTGATGAATGAGCCTCGATGCACTTCAGATCCTTCTGGTGATACCCTGCAGGTCTGTTTTACTCAAAAGTGTTGCTTAAATTAGCTACCTAGCAAAGTCATGTTCATGTAGTTGAACTTGAAGCTATATATATTGTCTTTTTTTCTTCTTCTAGGAATGGATACAAGAAATGGCTGTTTTCGTTAAGAGTGTTGACCCGAAGCACCTTGTGGAGATTGGTTTGGAAGGATTTTATGGCCCCTCAACACTTGACAGAGTTCAGTTCAATCCCAACACATACGCTCAACAAGTTGGAACTGATTTCATAAGGAACCACCAGGTCTTGGGTGTTGATTTTGCTTCTGTTCATATCTACGCAGACTCTTGGTAACTCTTCCCGAACTCTTTGTTTACAGTACTATTATTCAACTTAAAGCTAATATGATTTCCTTGATGAAGGATTTCGCAATCCATTTCTGATGTCCATCTTCAATTCACCGAGTCATGGATTAAAGCTCACATTGATGATGCTGAGAAGTATCTTGGAATGCCTGTTGTGTTTGCTGAGTTTGGTGTATCAACAAAAGACCCTGGTTACAATACCTCATTTAGAGACACTGTTATCAACACAGTGTACAAGACCCTCTTAAACTCCACCAAGAAAGGAGGGAGTGGAGGTGGGAGTCTTTTGTGGCAACTCTTCCCTGATGGAACAGATTACATGGATGACGGCTATGCAATTGTTCTCTCGAAAGCTCCTTCGACATCAAACATCATTGCCCTTCACTCCACAAGACTTGCCCTCTTCAATTCCAGATGTGCTTGGAAATGCAAATGGGGTTGCAGGAAGAGGAGTCCACTAGAATTCCTATACAATGATGACCAGTAATGTTCTGTGTTTTCCACCGTCACTTCCTTGCCGTTTATTTGTCTATGTATGAAATGTGTGTTCGTTTGTACATGACAAAACTTGAAGACTTAAACAGTTAAATAAAGCCAAGATATGGATCATTGTACCATCCGTGAGTTATAACTTGTGCCTGCTTGCATTCCTCTTGGTTACTAAATATAAACTTTTATCAGTATTCTTTGTGGATTTTATTGACTGTTGAGCGTTGTTAACAAAGAGATGTATTTGGATTTAGTGATGTTGCTGACAAGACTAATGCTACATTGCCATCAAAAATTTGCAATCATCAAATGAAATAGTAAACATGAGCTTGCTTGCCATGACCAAAGGCTTCATCCTATCAGTGGGATCTGCTCCCTACAGCATACTGAAGCGTTTTTGGGTATTCCTGGTATGGTGGATCACAGAAAGGTCTTGTAAAAAGAAGCTTTATGACATAACTCTCGTCGCATCATGTGTATCAGCAATTTACTTATGGTTTGCATGCACTTTGTTACGTTTGAGGATGAGAGGAGCCAAATTCAGACTACGGATTGGAAATCACTTATTGTCTGCTGAAATATCACCAGGACCAGTACCACAATGGATGCTTGATGAGTCTTCTCCATCAGTGATGCTGTACTGCTGTAAGGGAATAGGCATTCTGGGATCACTTTCTTACTACATAATTGTTACTATGATATTCTATGTATTTAACCAGCAACTTCTTAAGTGGTTACGTATCAGATAACCTGTAATAGTCTGCAAATATACTCACAAACTGGAGTTGTCGTCAAAACAGTTCCAAACAAAGGAAATATAATCAAACTGTGATTTCCAGCATATTCCATAGATGTTTATGTAGAATGTTACTGGTGTTTAATCGTTATATATCAATTGATTTTGTTACTTCTTCATGGCATAAATGAGTTTTCTGATACCAGGAGAGGAAAAGAATACTGTAAAGTGAATAAACAGAGTGGCCTTGAGGGTGTGTATAAACCTCCTCTCCTATATAATCTGTACAAAAAAACATTTAAATGAACTGTAATCTCTTGTAATTGCATCCGATGAAGTGGTAAATTGGAAGTGAAGTTCCTAGGTCACCTGGAACCAAAATGGCAACAGTCATATACTGGCAGGCGCAAAGCATTGCACGTCCATGAGCCTCTCCATTTTTTAGTTGCTGTAATTAAAGGAAAGAGAGGAAATAATAACTCAGTGGTTTTATATTGAATGTGATCTGGATAATGAACCAAAGACAAAATAATAGTTGAACATGCATATAGGACTGAGTAGCTGGTTATTACTTGTTATAAATAGCAGACTAGATTTAGTTTCACGAAATCAACGGATAATTCTCTGATGGAATAGTTACTCACATGTTGAAGCTGCTCACTATTTGGTGAAACTTAATTTTGAAAGAACTGCAGCTGCCTGGTCAGCAGCTAAAAAGAAGTAAGGATGCCTCAGAGCAGCTGCTGCTGATAATCTTCCCCTTCTTAGGGAACCTCTCTCTGAGACCAGCTTTGTAGCCAAATCCCATCCTCTACCCGAATCGAGATCAAGAAGTGATAAGTCAGGCCTCAAGCGAGTAGACTCTCTCCATTTATTCAAGTCGTATCCAAATCTTTTTATCTCCCCATTGAAATTTTTCAAGCCTGCCGCAGACCTTAAGGATGGTACCGCCATTTGCAATAGAATGATACCAGCAGAATACATATCAAAAAGATCAGGACTGTTCAGCTGCACCAACAATCGCATAACTCTTTAACAAATAAACACATTGCCTATACATATCCCAAATATCTCCTACAAAGCACTGAAGAAGCACATCTTTTTATCAATGTTTAACGTATAAAAAAGAAACAAGAAAAATGTTAAAGACTTTTGTACCTGCCAAAGAATAGGAGAAAAAACTGCCGCAATAGGTTCTGGAGGAGGCACCGGTGTTTCCTCTGGGAGCACATATAGTTCAGGAGGACAGAAGTCGGGGTCAAGCATGCCTCGGTTTGGAATAAAGTTCTTCCCAATCCGGAGGTCCGTGGCTGCCCCAAAATCGATGAGCTTGATCTTCCCCTTTTTTGTCACTACTAGATTTGCTGGCTTTATATCTCGGTGAACAATGCCTGTGTCATGGATTTTTTTGAGCGAAGTTATAATCTGTCGCATTATTTGCTTGATGACCAAGGCACTGCGTTTGACAGAGTCTACATCTTGCAAGACACGTCCAAACATGACAGATTCCAAGTTAAAAGGGAATTTCCGATCTGTCATGTAATCAGCAAGATTCCGGTTTCCCTGTCAAATTAACATCCCTACAATTAGTTTAGGGATGGGGCATCCTCAAGTGAGCATTAATAAAAATCCAGGATTCAAAGTAGCATGCAATACATAGCATCAAGTTCTAAATCATCATACTGACAAAGCATCCTTTTTATGGATTTATGGAAGCTGAATATAGAGAAAAAGGCTTTTGATTACTGAGCAAGTGATCCCGGATGTGTAAATTAAGTACCTCAAATTTCCAAACAAGCCACTTTCCACCCTTTGTAAACTGTGAACTTGTTCTATCAGCAACAAAACTTCCCAGGAAAGTAGCACATGTTTCAGGTGCTGCTCTAGACAACCTGTAATTGAACCACTCCTCGACTTCACCGCATTCTTCAGCCCCTTGCATTTCTACCTTCACCTGCATATTTCATAACTAAAACATCAGAGATAAGTCCTCTTTTACGTATCACGCAGAAATCGATAAAAAAATTAGCAACACTGAATCATGATTAATCAAATAGGACGTTACCTTTTTGAGGATGACCTTCTCCTTAAACCTCTCATCCAGCTGCAAAGCTTTTCCCCTTCCACTCTTCTGCATTCTCTCTTCAACATTCATGTTCTTCGGAACAATGGCCCCAGAATAAACAACCCCGAAAGACCCTTCTCCCAACTTGTCCCCAATCACAAAATCAGTCATCTTCAATCTTCTCCTTCCAGCCACACTATCCAAAGCCAGTTGCAGTGGAGCAAGTAGGTATGCATCAATGGCACCTAAGAGAATACCTGGCCTTGCAGTTAAGTATATCCATGTTATCCCAGCAAAAACCAGAACACCCCATTTCTGTTTCTCTGAAAGGTCACCTGTAACTCTCTGAAACTCCATGATCCCATATTGAAAAGCAGGAAACTGCTCCAAATGCAAAGTGTTCTCCAACACATTTCCAGGGATGTCATCAAAGAATGCATTACATCTATGTGGATGAACCTTGAATTGGTTTGTCAAGAAGCAGAGATTGTCAAGCGATTTGGGTTTTAGCGGAGAGTAAAATAGAGGTTTCGGGTTGTGTTTAAGTGTAGTTAAGCTTGGAGAAGGCAGATAAGCCATGGATGTAGTCGTTATGGAAGTTATGTGGTGAACTAGTTCAGCTTTTGTTTTGTGGGAGAACCAGTAGAAGTGTCAGCAAAGGCCAGAATTTTGACACGTGTACGATGATTTATCCACATGTGGTTTTTTCCTCCCCTTACAATATAGAGACTACAATATAAGCATACTACCAAAAAGCAAAAACAAAAGCATAAAAATTTGGGTTAAAATTAAAAATCTTCATATCAAAGAAGAGAATATCTTTATTACTGCTCTCCAGCAACACACAGAGTTGTTATAATCAAGTTCGTGTGGGAAAGAAAGGAAAACATAGATTGAAAGCTTGTATCAGGGAGA of the Fragaria vesca subsp. vesca linkage group LG6, FraVesHawaii_1.0, whole genome shotgun sequence genome contains:
- the LOC101294784 gene encoding signal recognition particle 54 kDa protein 2-like, translated to MVLAELQGRISRALQQMSNATVIDEKVLNDCLNEITRALLQSDVQFKLVRDMQTNIKKIVNLEDVAAGHNKRRIIQNAISNELCRMLDPGKPSFTPNKGKPNVVMFVGLQGSGKTTTCTKYAYHHQKKGWKPALVCADTFRAGAFDQLKQNATKAKIPFYGSYTESDPVKIAVEGVETFKKENCDLIIVDTSGRHKQEAALFEEMRQVAEATKPDLVIFVMDSSIGQAAFDQAQAFKQSAAVGAVIVTKMDGHAKGGGALSAVAATKSPVIFIGTGEHMDEFEVFDVKRFVSRLLGLGDLSGFMDKIQEVAPKLEKQTELLQKLSEGTVTLRFMFEQVQNMLQMGPLSQLTSMLPGADQFMPKGNDKESQAKIKRYMTMMDSITDEELDGTNTKLMTESRIVRIARGSGRLVSEVMEMLGEYKRLAKIWSKMKGVMIPKKPNDINLQNMSKVLHPQMLKTMGGIQNLMKQASSMGMLGGMDKK
- the LOC101311389 gene encoding serine/threonine-protein kinase STN8, chloroplastic-like, whose translation is MAYLPSPSLTTLKHNPKPLFYSPLKPKSLDNLCFLTNQFKVHPHRCNAFFDDIPGNVLENTLHLEQFPAFQYGIMEFQRVTGDLSEKQKWGVLVFAGITWIYLTARPGILLGAIDAYLLAPLQLALDSVAGRRRLKMTDFVIGDKLGEGSFGVVYSGAIVPKNMNVEERMQKSGRGKALQLDERFKEKVILKKVKVEMQGAEECGEVEEWFNYRLSRAAPETCATFLGSFVADRTSSQFTKGGKWLVWKFEGNRNLADYMTDRKFPFNLESVMFGRVLQDVDSVKRSALVIKQIMRQIITSLKKIHDTGIVHRDIKPANLVVTKKGKIKLIDFGAATDLRIGKNFIPNRGMLDPDFCPPELYVLPEETPVPPPEPIAAVFSPILWQLNSPDLFDMYSAGIILLQMAVPSLRSAAGLKNFNGEIKRFGYDLNKWRESTRLRPDLSLLDLDSGRGWDLATKLVSERGSLRRGRLSAAAALRHPYFFLAADQAAAVLSKLSFTK
- the LOC101305276 gene encoding receptor-like protein kinase FERONIA-like gives rise to the protein MKCFFFYIWFASTIHSVFSANYIPSDKIFLNCGGPQESTDADGQKWTSDVGSKFASGANSTTSPAATQDPSVPETPFMTARVFHSDYTYKFPVASGRIFVRLSFYPASYAGLNASGAVFSVMVESYTVLKNFSVVQTTEALDYAFVTKEFVVNVEGESLDVTFKPSSSVPNAYAFVNGIEVVSMPDIYSSTDGTTMIVGQSSPFYIDNSTALENVYRLNVGGNDISPSKDTGLLRSWYDDTAYLFGAAFGVPEFADGNMSIAYPKDMPTYVAPEDVYKTARSMGPNNNINLNYNLTWVFSIDSGFMYLVRLHFCEVAANITKLNQRVFDIYLNNQTAESGFDVAGITQGNGIPLYKDYVVMVPNGSPQEDLWLALHPNPSTKPQWYDAILNGVEIFKINDTTGNLGGPNPIPRPKQLNIDPSKARSGSGRGKGKSSNQKAIIAGGVSAGVVLALVLGFFAMCVSRRRRQPKDSSTSEGPSGWLPLSLYSQSASSAKTNTTRSCASSLPSNLCRHFSFAEIKAATNNFEEARLLGVGGFGKVYKGDIDGGATKVAIKRGNPLSDQGVHEFQTEIEMLSKLRHRHLVSLIGYCEDNSEMILVYDYMAFGTLREHLYKTQKPPLPWKQRLEICIGAARGLHYLHTGAKHTIIHRDVKTTNILLDEKWVAKVSDFGLSKTGPTLDNTHVSTVVKGSFGYLDPEYFRRQQLTDKSDVYSFGVVLFEILCARPALNPTLPKEQVSLAEWAAHCHKKGMLDQILDPYLKGKITPECFRKFAETAMKCVSDQSIDRPSMGDVLWNLEFALQLQESAEESGKGIGMDIEEEPFMACKGKKDLDASPGFDGNGTDSRSSGISMSMGGRSLASDDSDGLTPSAVFSQIMNPKGR
- the LOC101314292 gene encoding mannan endo-1,4-beta-mannosidase 6-like, with product MNGMEDEEWAMVQKKGNQFVVNDQPFYVNGFNTYWLMVFAADQSTRGKVTDVFKQAASVGLTICRTWAFNDGQWRALQKSPAVYDEEVFKALDFVISEAKKYKIRLILSLTNNWDAYGGKPQYIKWGKAAGLNLTSDDDFFSHPTLKSYYKAHVKTVLNRVNTLTNITYKDDPTVFAWELMNEPRCTSDPSGDTLQEWIQEMAVFVKSVDPKHLVEIGLEGFYGPSTLDRVQFNPNTYAQQVGTDFIRNHQVLGVDFASVHIYADSWISQSISDVHLQFTESWIKAHIDDAEKYLGMPVVFAEFGVSTKDPGYNTSFRDTVINTVYKTLLNSTKKGGSGGGSLLWQLFPDGTDYMDDGYAIVLSKAPSTSNIIALHSTRLALFNSRCAWKCKWGCRKRSPLEFLYNDDQ